In Mytilus edulis chromosome 13, xbMytEdul2.2, whole genome shotgun sequence, a single window of DNA contains:
- the LOC139502079 gene encoding uncharacterized protein isoform X1 encodes MHQNKVLCILVVIVVSINSGVYGLDWPWNWKREDVTCYTTCLAAVGTGAVVATPLAISAAGFGAAGIAAGSLAAKLMSMVGVVKAGSWLAFLQSAGVYGVGTTGKMILASTVSPLCAAICGSSEERQDLKCYTHRIDGMKGLDEYLIRAEQVKNIKQCEDQCNDDAACRAFRYLPRNSFCFLYKLQQYIEDDISESQFYVKRCILCYMNATKNAKGRDDEIQTVWEASSLKECEIRCIKTDDCGAVYFDGLRCFKFNTKTEAKENTGTDFSSKICVEFSDIALEYDGDKYKQNGNS; translated from the exons ATGCATCAGAACAAAGTATTGTGTATCTTGGTGGTCATTGTTGTGTCAATCAACAGCGGAGTGTATG GATTGGATTGGCCATGGAATTGGAAAAGGGAAGATGTCACATGTTACACCACGTGTTTGGCAGCAGTTGGCACAGGCGCAGTTGTTGCAACCCCTTTGGCAATATCAGCAGCAGGATTTGGCGCTGCAGGTATTGCTGCTGGATCGTTGGCTGCTAAATTGATGTCCATGGTAGGAGTTGTAAAGGCTGGAAGCTGGTTGGCATTTTTACAGTCGGCTGGAGTTTATGGTGTTGGAACAACTGGTAAAATGATATTGGCCTCGACTGTTTCACCATTGTGTGCAGCTATATGTGGAAGTTCGGAGGAAAGACAAG ATTTGAAATGTTATACCCATAGAATTGATGGAATGAAGGGCTTGGATGAATATCTGATACGAGCTGAACAAGTAAAGAATATAAAGCAGTGTGAAGATCAGTGCAACGATGATGCAGCTTGCAGGGCCTTTCGATATCTTCCAAGAAATAGCTTTTGCTTTTTATACAAACTACAGCAATATATTGAAGACGATATAAGTGAAAGCCAATTTTATGTAAAacgttgtattctatgttacATGAACGCAACGAAAAATGCCAAAGGACGTGATgatgaaattcaaacagtttGGGAAGCGTCTTCTCTTAAGGAATGTGAGATTCGATGTATTAAAACTGACGACTGCGGTGCTGTTTATTTCGATGGACTGAGATGTTTTAAATTTAACACCAAAACAGAAGCAAAGGAGAATACAGGCACTGATTTTTCTTCCAAGATATGTGTCGAGTTCAGCGATATAGCACTTGAATATGATG gtgacAAATACAAGCAGAACGGGAATAGCTGA
- the LOC139502079 gene encoding uncharacterized protein isoform X3: MTLDCIGLDWPWNWKREDVTCYTTCLAAVGTGAVVATPLAISAAGFGAAGIAAGSLAAKLMSMVGVVKAGSWLAFLQSAGVYGVGTTGKMILASTVSPLCAAICGSSEERQDLKCYTHRIDGMKGLDEYLIRAEQVKNIKQCEDQCNDDAACRAFRYLPRNSFCFLYKLQQYIEDDISESQFYVKRCILCYMNATKNAKGRDDEIQTVWEASSLKECEIRCIKTDDCGAVYFDGLRCFKFNTKTEAKENTGTDFSSKICVEFSDIALEYDGDKYKQNGNS; the protein is encoded by the exons ATGACTTTGGATTGTATTG GATTGGATTGGCCATGGAATTGGAAAAGGGAAGATGTCACATGTTACACCACGTGTTTGGCAGCAGTTGGCACAGGCGCAGTTGTTGCAACCCCTTTGGCAATATCAGCAGCAGGATTTGGCGCTGCAGGTATTGCTGCTGGATCGTTGGCTGCTAAATTGATGTCCATGGTAGGAGTTGTAAAGGCTGGAAGCTGGTTGGCATTTTTACAGTCGGCTGGAGTTTATGGTGTTGGAACAACTGGTAAAATGATATTGGCCTCGACTGTTTCACCATTGTGTGCAGCTATATGTGGAAGTTCGGAGGAAAGACAAG ATTTGAAATGTTATACCCATAGAATTGATGGAATGAAGGGCTTGGATGAATATCTGATACGAGCTGAACAAGTAAAGAATATAAAGCAGTGTGAAGATCAGTGCAACGATGATGCAGCTTGCAGGGCCTTTCGATATCTTCCAAGAAATAGCTTTTGCTTTTTATACAAACTACAGCAATATATTGAAGACGATATAAGTGAAAGCCAATTTTATGTAAAacgttgtattctatgttacATGAACGCAACGAAAAATGCCAAAGGACGTGATgatgaaattcaaacagtttGGGAAGCGTCTTCTCTTAAGGAATGTGAGATTCGATGTATTAAAACTGACGACTGCGGTGCTGTTTATTTCGATGGACTGAGATGTTTTAAATTTAACACCAAAACAGAAGCAAAGGAGAATACAGGCACTGATTTTTCTTCCAAGATATGTGTCGAGTTCAGCGATATAGCACTTGAATATGATG gtgacAAATACAAGCAGAACGGGAATAGCTGA
- the LOC139502079 gene encoding uncharacterized protein isoform X2 yields the protein MHQNKVLCILVVIVVSINSGVYGLDWPWNWKREDVTCYTTCLAAVGTGAVVATPLAISAAGFGAAGIAAGSLAAKLMSMVGVVKAGSWLAFLQSAGVYGVGTTGKMILASTVSPLCAAICGSSEERQDLKCYTHRIDGMKGLDEYLIRAEQVKNIKQCEDQCNDDAACRAFRYLPRNSFCFLYKLQQYIEDDISESQFYVKRCILCYMNATKNAKGRDDEIQTVWEASSLKECEIRCIKTDDCGAVYFDGLRCFKFNTKTEAKENTGTDFSSKICVEFSDIALEYDGDKYKQTGNS from the exons ATGCATCAGAACAAAGTATTGTGTATCTTGGTGGTCATTGTTGTGTCAATCAACAGCGGAGTGTATG GATTGGATTGGCCATGGAATTGGAAAAGGGAAGATGTCACATGTTACACCACGTGTTTGGCAGCAGTTGGCACAGGCGCAGTTGTTGCAACCCCTTTGGCAATATCAGCAGCAGGATTTGGCGCTGCAGGTATTGCTGCTGGATCGTTGGCTGCTAAATTGATGTCCATGGTAGGAGTTGTAAAGGCTGGAAGCTGGTTGGCATTTTTACAGTCGGCTGGAGTTTATGGTGTTGGAACAACTGGTAAAATGATATTGGCCTCGACTGTTTCACCATTGTGTGCAGCTATATGTGGAAGTTCGGAGGAAAGACAAG ATTTGAAATGTTATACCCATAGAATTGATGGAATGAAGGGCTTGGATGAATATCTGATACGAGCTGAACAAGTAAAGAATATAAAGCAGTGTGAAGATCAGTGCAACGATGATGCAGCTTGCAGGGCCTTTCGATATCTTCCAAGAAATAGCTTTTGCTTTTTATACAAACTACAGCAATATATTGAAGACGATATAAGTGAAAGCCAATTTTATGTAAAacgttgtattctatgttacATGAACGCAACGAAAAATGCCAAAGGACGTGATgatgaaattcaaacagtttGGGAAGCGTCTTCTCTTAAGGAATGTGAGATTCGATGTATTAAAACTGACGACTGCGGTGCTGTTTATTTCGATGGACTGAGATGTTTTAAATTTAACACCAAAACAGAAGCAAAGGAGAATACAGGCACTGATTTTTCTTCCAAGATATGTGTCGAGTTCAGCGATATAGCACTTGAATATGATG